Within Gemmatimonadota bacterium, the genomic segment AAGCCGGGTCAGCGATCCGGCGCTGGAGCTAGCCCGACGGCTGCTGTCCGGGGCGAAGACCCGGCAGGCTCTGATCGCGGCGCTCGACCCGTCCTGAGGTGGCCGGCCTCCCATCGATTGCCATCATCGGGGCGGGTCGCCTGGGACGAACCCTGGGCGAGCGCCTGGTGGGCGAGGGCGCCCGGGTCCGGTATGTCGTCCGCCGAGGTGGCCGGAACCTTCCGGCGCCTGGGTTCCTGGACGATGACCCGGCGGCGTATCGGGGGGTTCGGTGGATTTTGGTCGCCACGCCCGACGACCAGATCTGGGCAGCCTCCCGGCGGCTTGCCGATCTCGACGTCGTTGGTCGCCGCCACGTGGTGCTGCACCTTTCCGGTGCGCTCGACCAAGCTGCCCTGAAACCGCTCCGGCTCACGGGTGCGGCACTCGGGTCCATGCACCCCCTCCAAAGCGTGGCCGTGGCCGCCGCGGCGATCAACCGCCTTCCGGGCTCGTTCGCCGGATTGGAGGGCGAGGCCAGGGCGATTCGAGCCGGCCGCCGGTTAGCCACCGTGCTGGGCCTGATTCCGGTGCTCCTGCCGCCCGGATCCAAACCGGCCTACCATGCGGCCGGAACGTTCGTGTCGACCTTCCTCGGGGTCCTTATCAGCTGGCGGTAGGCCTGGTGGAGCGGGCAGGTATCGCGCCCAAGCATGCCCGAGTGATGTTCTTGCCGCTCATGGAAGGGGCAATCGACAACTTGCGGTTGCTGCCGCCGCGCCACGCGCGATGACGGGGGCCGTCCGTCGAGGGGATGTGGCCACGATCAAGGCGCATCTGGCGGCGTTGGCGAAGGCGGGTCGGGAACTGTATGTGTTGCTGACCCGGCGGGCTGTGGCGTTGGCTCGGACGTTGCCGCTGCTGCTGCTGCCGCGGCTGGCGGAGATGGAACGTCTCCTCGCCGGCCGTTAGGCCGGTGCGGCCACGACCTTGACGCCCTTCGGAACCTCGAACTGGAATGTCGCTCGCGATACCGGGCTATTCGGCCGGAGCCGGGTCAAGATCAGGGTCCGGCGAGCTCCGCCGCCCTCGTCGAGTTCGATGCGCCTCGGCAGGGCGTCGTCGGTGCCAAGCCAGAGCCGGGCTTTCCGGAACGGGACGCTCTTCGAGGTTGGGACCAGGTCGATGACGTCTTGGGATCGGCCGCCGGTGTTATCCCGCTCGACATAGGTGGCCCGATATCGGTTCTCCGGCCGATCCAGCAGGATGGCCAGGAGGTTGACGCCATAGACCGGGTCGTTCGGCAGGGGCGACCGAAACACGACGTCAGGCGAGGTGCTTGGCGTATAGGTCCAGATATACTTGCCGTCGACCACCACGGCCTCACCGGCGGGGTCGGTGAACCGCATCGCCAAGAAGTTGTTCCCCGATTGGGTGACCGTCCCCCGGCTCACCAGGGTATCGCCCTGGGAACGGTCCTCGATGGTTTGGACGAAATCCGCTTGGAGCGATCCGAGGTTCCGGTAGATCCGGCCGGCCCGCCCGATGATCGCGGCGGCGTCTTGGGCCCCGGCTGGGGCCGCGGAGCCAAGGGCCAAGAGGACCCCGAGGGCGGCGCCCCCGGCGCGTGCCTTCCAGGAATGAACGGGGCAGGGTTCCACTGATGCTCCCGAATGATTGGCCCCGGAATAGCGGACCCCCAAGAGGACGATCGCCGAGCGGTTGGTCAACACCGCTTACCGCGCCGCCGCCGTGAAGCCGGCGGCGGTTCGGCCGAGGACCTGAGCGAGGGCGCGAACCTCGTCCATCAGCAGGTCGAACTGTTCGGGGTAGAGGCTCTGGGCTCCGTCGGAGAGCGCCTGGTCGGGCTGGACATGGACCTCAACGAGGAGGCCGTCCGCTCCCGCGGCGACGGCGGCCCGGGCCATCGGTCGGACCATGGCTCGGCGTCCGGTTCCATGGCTCGGATCGGCCATGATCGGCAGATGCGAGAGTTGCTTGATGGCCGGGATGACATTGAGGTCGAACACGTTTCGGGCGGTTGCATCGGCCCCCCGGATGCCCCGTTCACATAGCACGACGTTGGGATTGCCCTCGGCCATCAGATACTCCGCCGACATCAGCCACTCGGTGACCGTGGCCGACGGACCTCGTTTGAGCAGCACCGGCTTGCCGCAGCGGCCGGCCCGCTTGAGGAGGCTGAAGTTTTGCATGTTGCGGGCGCCGATCTGGACGATGTCGGCGATGGCGGCCACGGCGTCGAGTCCCTCGTCGTCCATGGCCTCGGTGACGATCAACAAACCCGTGGCATCCCGGACCTGACGAAGGAGATCGAGGCCCGCGGTCCCGAGTCCCTGAAACGCGTAGGGTGAGGTGCGAGGTTTAAAGGCCCCGGCCCGAAGGGCCACGGCGCCGGACCGTTTCACGGCCTCGGCGGTTCGAAAAATCTGGGTCTCGCTTTCGACCGAGCACGGGCCGGCCACGACAAAAAGATCGGTTCCCCCGATCGCCAGGCCGTGCGGAAGTTGGATGACGGTCGGGTCGGGCCGCCAGTCTCTGGCCACCATCCGGTATGGCTTGGTCAGGGGTACGATCTCTTCCACCCCGGGCAGCGCCGCGAACCGGGCGCTATCGATCTGGCCGTCGTTGTCGACAATGGCCATGGCCCGGCGGCGGAGCCCTGGAATCGGCTGGGCGCTCGCCCCCAATTCTTGGACCAGGGCCGCCACCCGTTGCTCGTCGGTGGCGGACGCATCGGCACGAAAGAGGATCAACATGGGTCGTCAGGCAGCGGCCTTGTCCTGGCCGCCCAACCGGACTCCGACGATCGTGGAGACGCCCGGCTCCTGCATCGTGACGCCGAAGACCGCGTCGGCCGCCTGCATGGTCCGGGGATTGTGGGTAATCACGACGAACTGGGTTCCGGTCTTGAACTCGTGCAGCAAGTTAGTGAACCGGCCGACGTTGGAGTCGTCGAGCGGCGCATCGACTTCGTCCATGAGACAGAAGGGGCTCGGCTTGGTCAGATAGATGCTGAAGAGCAGGGAGACCGCCACCAAGGTTCGCTCCCCGGAACTCAACAAGTGAATCCGCTGGGTCTTCTTGCCGCGGGGCGCGGCGTGGATCTCGATCTCGGCTTCAAGCGGGTCGTCGCTGTTCGAGAGCTTCAGGCTGCACTCGCCGCCGCCGAACAAGGTGTCGAACACCCGCTGGAAATTGGCCTGCACCGCCACGAAGGTTTCGAGGAACAACGTTTTGGCGGTCCCGTCGATTTCCCGGATGGCCTGGAGCAGCGATTGACGGGCGGCGACCAGGTCGTCGCGTTGGGCGGTGAGGAACTCAAGCCGCTTGGTTTCCTCGGCGTGCTCTTCGACCGCCAACGGGTTGATCGGCCCGATGGCCTCCAAGCCCTGAACGATTCGCGAGAGCTCGGGTTCGAGCGATTCCCGGTCGAGGTCGAGCAACTGAACCCGGGCCATCAACTCTTCGACCGGGGATCGCCATTCCGCCTCGATCCGGTCGACGATCTTGCCGCGAGCCCCGGCCATCTCGGTCAGCTCGATTTCGAGCCGGTGGAACTCTTCGCTCGATGAGTCGACCTCATCCCGCAGGGCTTGGACGGTCTGTTGGGCAATTAGCAGGGTGGCTGACGCCGCCGCCAGCGTTCCTTCCGCGGTGGCCGAATTGGCTTCGAGTTCCGTCAGCGCCATCTGGCGCTCGTGTCGCTGCTCCTGCCATTCGGCATGCTGGGCCGCCAGGGTGCCGGCTTCTTGATCGAGCTGGGCAATCTCGTGCTGGAGGGATTCGGCGGCCTGCCGAGCCAACGTGATCGTCTGGTTGGCCCGGTCGAGCCGGTCGGTCGTGGCCCGGAGCCGAGCGGCGACATGGGCCTCTTGGACCTGCCAATGGACCCGTCCCTCGCGAGCGGCCTCCTGCTCGGCTTCGAGCGTGGCGAGGGTGGACCGGGTCGATCCGAGGGCTTCGTCCTGGTGTGCTCGGGCGATTTCGCCGTCGCGGAGAGCGGAGCCGACCTCGGCCTGGCGCTGGGCCGACTTTTCGATCCGGTCGTTGATCCGCCCGAGTTGGTTGTCGGCCTCCTGGCGTTCCCGGCCGAGGGTCATCAGCAGGCGCTGGCTGTCATCCCGGCTGACGACCGCCTGGCGCTCGCGTTCGCGGGCCCGTTCGACGACGGATTGCGACTCGGCGGCCATCCGCTCGCGGTCCACCAGTTGCTCGCGGGTGGCCGTGAGCCGGCTGACGACCTCGTGAAGGTGCGCTTCTTGGGAGCCGATATCTTGGCTCAGCGCCACAAGGTCGGCGCGGCGCCGGATCGAGCCGGACGGGGCGGCGGTTCCCGTGAGGAGGACCGCGCCGGAGGCCCGCTTGAGAACCCGGCCGGACGGATGGAGGACCTCAGAGCCCTTCAAGAGCGCATTGATCCACGCCCCGGCCGGCCCTTCGGCTGACAGCCGATCGGTCAGGGGATGGATTCCGCTGAGGTCGGTCTGGGGGCCGGGTTCGACCGGCAGGAGCACTAGGGCGCCCGGCTGGGCCTCTTCGTACCAAGGATGGATCGCGGTGATCGTGGCCCAGTCGCGGACCAGCACGGCGTGCATCCACTCGCCGAGCAACCGCTCGGCCAACTCGGCGTCCTCCCGGGTCGTGTTGATGAAGTCGCTGAGAGGGCCGAGGACGCCATCGCCGAAGCGCTCCTTGGCCGCCAACAGGGCCTGAGCGGCGGGGGCGAGTCCGACGCGGTCGCGCTCCAACTCCTCGAGCGCTTGGCGTCGGGCGGTGAGTTGGGCAAGCGATTCCTCGGCTTGACGCCGCTGGTCCCGCTCGGTGGCCTCCCGTTCGCGGGTCTCGGCCACGGCGTGCCGGGCCCGGTCGGCCGCGGCGGTGGCCTGGAGCGTCTCATGGACCTGGGTCGCGGCTTCCTGCTCGGCGGCTGCGGCCCGGGTTTCGGCAGCGACAAAATCTTGAGCCAGGCCGGCGCAATGAGCCTGTTGCTGGGCCAAGTTGTCGCGGAGGGTCGCCAGATCGCGGTCGAGGGCCGTCCGCTCGCCCTCAAGGGCCCGGAGCGCTTGCGCCCGAGCGTGGACCGCCTCTTCGAGGCGGCGAACGTCGTCACGATGACTGATGAGGCGGTGGCGGACTTCCTCTTCGACTTGGGCCCGGCTGACGAGATGCTCCTGAATCTGGCCGTGTTCGGTTTCGGCCAAGGCGCGGTCCGCCGCGGCCTGGTCGCGTTCCACGGCCGCTTGCTCGGTCCGGACTTCGACCTGCTGGCGCTCCTCTTCGTCCCGGTCGCGACGGGCCCGGGCATGGGCCATGCGTTCGGCCGCCACGGCGAGATCCCCGTCGAGTCTACCTAACGCGAGCTGCACGTGGGCCAGTTCGCGGCCCACGATGGTCCGGTGCTCCTCGGCGCGGGTTCGATCGGCCGAGCCGACGTCCTGATGCTGGGTGGCACCGGCCAGCCGCTCTTTGAGATCGGGCAGGACGGTCTTCAGTTGGTCGTGGCGGGCCTCCATTCCGGCGGCTCGCTCGGACAGTTCTTCCAGGAGGCGATGCGCCAAGGTCAGCTGCACCGAGAACTTTTCCTCCCTCAACTTGGCATGACGTTCGGCTTTCCCCTTTTGCCGGGCCAAGCTCCGAATCTGGGACTGGACCTCGGCGAGGAGGTCCTCGAGGCGCTGGAGGTCGGTGGCCGTCTCTTCCAGGCGGCGTTCGGTGCTGTGTTTCCGGTCGCGGTAGAGCCCGATGCCGGCGGCCTCTTCGAAGAGGGAACGCCGCTCGTCGGCCCGGTCGGACAGGAGCAGATCGATCATCTTGGCTTCCATGACCACGCCGGCATCGCTGCCGAGGCCCGTGCCCCGGAGCAGATCGTTGACATCGCGGAGGCGGACCGAGCTCTTGTTGATGAAATATTCGCTGCCGCCCAAGCGAGTCATTCGCCGGGTGATGACCACCTCGTTGTAGGCAATCGGAAGGTCGCCGGCCGTGTTGTCGAGGAAGAGTGAGACTTCCGTGACGTTGACCGGGCGGCGGTTGATCGAACCCTGGAAGATCACATCTTCCATTTTTCCGCCCCGCAGCAGCCGGGCTGACGTTTCGCCCAAAACCCAGCGGACCGCGTCCGCAACGTTGGACTTGCCGCAGCCGTTCGGCCCGACGATCGCGGTCACCCCATGGTCGAAATTAAGCGTGACGGTATCGGCGAACGACTTGAAGCCGGAGAGCTCAAGCTTGAGCAGTTTCATGTGGGTTCCGAGGAGAACGGGAGCGAGGGGCGGCCGAGCCGCACCGGGGCAAAAATAGCCGGGGTAGTAACGGTGCGGCTACTGGCGAATCGGCGGGTTGGTCAGGACGAAATACGGCCGTCCGAGTTTCCGGCCGGTCTCCTCTGCGGCCTCCCGGGTACCGTAGGGCCCGACGATGACGCGATAGCCTTCGTCGGGCGTGGTCGGGTCGATCACTTTGGCGGGAAAGCCGGCGTCGGACAACTGCTTGGCAAAGTCCCGGGACCATTCGGCGCTTTGGGAACTGCTCACTTGGAGAAAGAGCCGATCCGCGGTCGTCGGGTCGGGGTCTGTGGCCACCAGCAGGCTGTCCTGGGCAACCAACGCCGACTCGGCTGCGGCGGCCGCCAAGGTTTGGCGGTCCCGCGGGAGCCAAGTGGTGACCGCCCACCGGTCAACGCCGCCGCCAGGAATTCGGCCGATCTCGCGGGCCGGTCCAATGAGGGAGACGGCTACTAAGTCGCCCTCGTTCCGGCCGAGGAAGGTGGCGGCGCCGGCCACGGTCGGGAGGTCGTCCTCCCAGCTGGCGGCGACCGTGCCGACGAGCCGATTGGTGGCCAGATCGACGACCCAGACACTGTCGCCGGAGGCCGGACGCCCAAGGAGCCAGCGACCGGAGGCGTCCGTGCGGATCGTGGCCGGCCGGCCTGGGAGCGCGATGGAGGCGATGCGATCGAGCGAGTACCGGTCGACGACATCGATGGTCGGGTCCTCGTGGGTCACATAGAGTCGATGGGCTGAGGGACTAAACGCCACGTGCTGCGGCCGGGCCTTGAAGGCCAGGGATCGGACCCCGAACGGCTCATCGGTTTGATAGAGCCGGACGCCCTCTGGGCCGGCTACCGCGATGAGGTCTCCCCAGTAGGTCGCCACAACCTCTCCCTCGGGAATCTCCACGGCATGAACCTGTCGTTCCTGCGACAGGACAATGAGGCGCCGGGGCTTGGTGCCGAGCACCGCCAGGTATCGATCGCCCAAGGTGCCGGTGTGGAACGTCGGCGTGACCGGCAAGGCGGTCTTGTAGAGGCTCGGGATTCCGGCCAGGTACCGCGAGATCCGCCGCCCTGGCCCGAGGACGTAGAGGTTGCCGTTGGGTACCATGGTGGCGGACTCGACGCCGGCCGCCAACGGCCGGAACCCGCGTGATTCAAGATCAATCGCAAACAAGTTTTTGGCGGTATCAACCGCCCAGAGCAGCCGGGCTTCCGGGTTGATCCCGACGAGGTCCCGGATCCTCGGAACCGAAGCTCGGCTGCTCCAAATCGGGGTGTCGAGGCTCTCGGGGTTGAACGCCTCCACGAGCCCGCCGCTTTCCGGCAACCGGATGACCGAGACTTGTCCGCCGACTGCCGGAAGGTCCGGCGGGGATGCGAAATCCGCCGCCGGGCACCCCGCCAACGACACCAAGCCGGCGATCAGGGTGATGCCCCTGATCGCCGGCCATTGGCGTGGTCGATTGGATACTAGAAGGTCGGTCCGAGACTGATCGTCCACACCCCACCTAGGCCTCTGCGTTGGAGCGGCCGGGAGTAGTCCAGCCGAAGGATGAGGAAGTTAAGGAGGTTCGCTCGCAGGGAAACCCCGTAGCTGGTCAACGGGACTCGGGTACAGGTGCCCACCAATTCTCCGGTCTGCGGATTGCGGGCGCACGCGTTGGATTGATTGGCGGGTCGGTTCAGGGCCACGGTCATGCCCTTTTCCCAGAACACCCCGGCGTCATAGAACACCGCCGCTTCGATGGCTCCCGGAAATCCGCGCAGGGGAATGAATCCGAGCCCGCCGGCAATCAAGGGGAACCGGATCTCGGCATTGAAGACCGCGGCCCGGGTGCCGATCAACTCATCGAACGACGAGCAGCCGGTAATCGACTGCTGGTCGTTCGCATCCAGACATTCGTT encodes:
- a CDS encoding DUF2520 domain-containing protein, whose product is MRPERSCRPSSGSLSAGGRPGGAGRYRAQACPSDVLAAHGRGNRQLAVAAAAPRAMTGAVRRGDVATIKAHLAALAKAGRELYVLLTRRAVALARTLPLLLLPRLAEMERLLAGR
- a CDS encoding outer membrane lipoprotein carrier protein LolA, yielding MLTNRSAIVLLGVRYSGANHSGASVEPCPVHSWKARAGGAALGVLLALGSAAPAGAQDAAAIIGRAGRIYRNLGSLQADFVQTIEDRSQGDTLVSRGTVTQSGNNFLAMRFTDPAGEAVVVDGKYIWTYTPSTSPDVVFRSPLPNDPVYGVNLLAILLDRPENRYRATYVERDNTGGRSQDVIDLVPTSKSVPFRKARLWLGTDDALPRRIELDEGGGARRTLILTRLRPNSPVSRATFQFEVPKGVKVVAAPA
- the aroF gene encoding 3-deoxy-7-phosphoheptulonate synthase, whose translation is MLILFRADASATDEQRVAALVQELGASAQPIPGLRRRAMAIVDNDGQIDSARFAALPGVEEIVPLTKPYRMVARDWRPDPTVIQLPHGLAIGGTDLFVVAGPCSVESETQIFRTAEAVKRSGAVALRAGAFKPRTSPYAFQGLGTAGLDLLRQVRDATGLLIVTEAMDDEGLDAVAAIADIVQIGARNMQNFSLLKRAGRCGKPVLLKRGPSATVTEWLMSAEYLMAEGNPNVVLCERGIRGADATARNVFDLNVIPAIKQLSHLPIMADPSHGTGRRAMVRPMARAAVAAGADGLLVEVHVQPDQALSDGAQSLYPEQFDLLMDEVRALAQVLGRTAAGFTAAAR
- the smc gene encoding chromosome segregation protein SMC → MKLLKLELSGFKSFADTVTLNFDHGVTAIVGPNGCGKSNVADAVRWVLGETSARLLRGGKMEDVIFQGSINRRPVNVTEVSLFLDNTAGDLPIAYNEVVITRRMTRLGGSEYFINKSSVRLRDVNDLLRGTGLGSDAGVVMEAKMIDLLLSDRADERRSLFEEAAGIGLYRDRKHSTERRLEETATDLQRLEDLLAEVQSQIRSLARQKGKAERHAKLREEKFSVQLTLAHRLLEELSERAAGMEARHDQLKTVLPDLKERLAGATQHQDVGSADRTRAEEHRTIVGRELAHVQLALGRLDGDLAVAAERMAHARARRDRDEEERQQVEVRTEQAAVERDQAAADRALAETEHGQIQEHLVSRAQVEEEVRHRLISHRDDVRRLEEAVHARAQALRALEGERTALDRDLATLRDNLAQQQAHCAGLAQDFVAAETRAAAAEQEAATQVHETLQATAAADRARHAVAETREREATERDQRRQAEESLAQLTARRQALEELERDRVGLAPAAQALLAAKERFGDGVLGPLSDFINTTREDAELAERLLGEWMHAVLVRDWATITAIHPWYEEAQPGALVLLPVEPGPQTDLSGIHPLTDRLSAEGPAGAWINALLKGSEVLHPSGRVLKRASGAVLLTGTAAPSGSIRRRADLVALSQDIGSQEAHLHEVVSRLTATREQLVDRERMAAESQSVVERARERERQAVVSRDDSQRLLMTLGRERQEADNQLGRINDRIEKSAQRQAEVGSALRDGEIARAHQDEALGSTRSTLATLEAEQEAAREGRVHWQVQEAHVAARLRATTDRLDRANQTITLARQAAESLQHEIAQLDQEAGTLAAQHAEWQEQRHERQMALTELEANSATAEGTLAAASATLLIAQQTVQALRDEVDSSSEEFHRLEIELTEMAGARGKIVDRIEAEWRSPVEELMARVQLLDLDRESLEPELSRIVQGLEAIGPINPLAVEEHAEETKRLEFLTAQRDDLVAARQSLLQAIREIDGTAKTLFLETFVAVQANFQRVFDTLFGGGECSLKLSNSDDPLEAEIEIHAAPRGKKTQRIHLLSSGERTLVAVSLLFSIYLTKPSPFCLMDEVDAPLDDSNVGRFTNLLHEFKTGTQFVVITHNPRTMQAADAVFGVTMQEPGVSTIVGVRLGGQDKAAA